One Blastocatellia bacterium DNA window includes the following coding sequences:
- a CDS encoding zf-HC2 domain-containing protein, which translates to MKCQTIRRDVSAYIDGMLEGTRAQTLRAHLRECPECAHYVENLRSLVSTLRELPHPAVPPRLTQDILEAVGALPIGRSHRRDRLISHLVRLAIAHPQVVSLVASVVITSSLMLAILANFTPLPVIPVVSHKQQITLTPVEYRLLNQGMVPPSATGVYTLPRLRQSGNLDALFAATQSDEFALITVVHPDGRASVVDVLAPPASSRLLAQANESLQGLRFQPAMNSGRPVSTQLVMLVQRLDVVY; encoded by the coding sequence ATGAAGTGCCAAACGATCCGACGGGACGTCTCTGCCTACATTGACGGAATGCTGGAAGGGACTCGTGCGCAAACCCTCAGGGCCCATCTGAGGGAATGCCCGGAGTGCGCCCATTATGTAGAGAACCTGCGTTCTCTCGTCTCGACTCTCAGAGAGCTTCCACATCCGGCTGTTCCTCCCCGACTCACTCAGGACATCCTGGAGGCGGTTGGTGCACTTCCGATAGGACGATCACACCGGCGCGATCGTTTGATCTCTCATCTCGTCCGGTTAGCTATCGCGCATCCGCAGGTTGTGTCTCTGGTGGCCAGCGTCGTGATCACGTCCTCTTTGATGCTGGCCATCCTGGCGAACTTCACGCCGCTGCCGGTGATCCCGGTTGTCTCCCACAAACAACAAATCACGCTGACGCCCGTTGAATATCGGTTGCTCAATCAGGGAATGGTTCCTCCCTCGGCCACCGGCGTTTACACGCTCCCTCGGCTACGACAAAGCGGCAATTTGGACGCTCTCTTTGCAGCCACTCAAAGCGATGAATTTGCCCTCATCACCGTGGTTCATCCCGATGGTCGAGCCTCTGTCGTTGATGTCCTCGCTCCTCCGGCCAGCTCCCGTCTCCTCGCCCAGGCTAATGAATCGCTTCAAGGGTTGCGGTTCCAACCGGCCATGAATTCCGGTCGTCCGGTGAGCACCCAGCTCGTCATGCTGGTTCAACGCCTTGACGTGGTGTACTGA
- the gltX gene encoding glutamate--tRNA ligase, with product MTQIRVRFAPSPTGYLHVGGARTALFNWLFARKHGGTFILRIEDTDVQRSSAEMVEGIIEGLRWLGLDWDEGPYFQSERIALYQERARALVASGQAYYCFCSPAELAARREEAARQKRAWKYEGTCRRLMPKQVEEKLAQGLPHALRFKVPPEGVTTFTDEVFGEVTVENESLEDFVLLKSDGFPTYHLSVVVDDADMRISHVIRGADHLSNTPKQVLLYRAFGWELPIFAHVPLILGPDRTRLSKRHGATSITAYRDMGFVPEAMRNFLALLGWSPGHPDREIFRTPELIEAFSLGGISRTNAVFNFDKALWMNAEYIRSMSAAELYPLVRPELEKAGLWRETLAREEHEWFLGLIDLLKVRARTLKDFVAAGRPYLAEEFEFDPQAVDKNLRKEPGLKGLLLELADRLAEVDPFTLQTTERALRELAANRGIKAGVLINAARTALTGSAVTPGIFDVIVTLGKDRTVGRLRQAALRFCA from the coding sequence ATGACGCAAATCCGTGTTCGATTCGCCCCTTCTCCGACAGGGTATCTCCATGTCGGAGGAGCCCGGACAGCCTTATTTAACTGGCTCTTCGCCCGCAAGCACGGGGGGACATTTATTCTGCGCATTGAAGACACCGATGTGCAACGCTCCTCGGCTGAAATGGTCGAGGGGATCATCGAGGGATTGCGGTGGCTGGGACTGGATTGGGATGAAGGACCCTATTTTCAGTCCGAGCGGATCGCTCTCTATCAGGAACGGGCCCGGGCGCTGGTGGCCTCCGGTCAGGCATATTACTGCTTTTGCTCCCCCGCTGAACTGGCGGCCAGGCGGGAGGAAGCCGCGCGTCAGAAACGAGCCTGGAAGTACGAGGGAACGTGTCGTCGGCTGATGCCGAAGCAGGTCGAAGAAAAACTGGCCCAGGGTCTCCCTCATGCGCTTCGCTTCAAGGTTCCGCCGGAAGGGGTCACCACCTTCACCGACGAGGTCTTCGGCGAAGTGACCGTCGAGAATGAGAGCCTCGAGGATTTCGTGTTATTGAAATCGGATGGATTCCCCACCTATCACTTGAGCGTCGTCGTAGATGATGCCGACATGCGGATCAGCCACGTCATTCGCGGGGCCGATCATCTATCGAACACACCCAAGCAGGTGCTCCTCTATCGCGCCTTTGGGTGGGAACTGCCGATCTTCGCTCATGTTCCACTCATTCTGGGACCGGACCGCACGCGATTGTCCAAGCGGCATGGCGCGACGAGCATCACGGCGTATCGAGACATGGGATTTGTTCCCGAAGCGATGCGTAATTTTCTCGCGCTACTGGGGTGGTCGCCGGGTCACCCGGATCGGGAAATCTTTCGCACCCCCGAACTGATCGAAGCCTTCTCGCTTGGTGGTATCAGTCGAACGAATGCCGTCTTTAATTTCGACAAGGCTCTGTGGATGAATGCCGAGTACATCCGCTCGATGAGCGCGGCGGAACTCTATCCCCTCGTGCGACCCGAATTGGAGAAAGCCGGGCTCTGGCGTGAGACGCTTGCCCGGGAGGAACACGAATGGTTTCTCGGTCTGATTGATTTGCTGAAAGTGCGTGCTCGCACGCTCAAAGACTTCGTCGCGGCGGGACGCCCCTATCTCGCCGAGGAATTCGAGTTCGATCCTCAGGCGGTGGATAAGAATCTCAGGAAGGAGCCGGGACTCAAGGGACTTCTCCTGGAGCTGGCCGACCGATTAGCCGAGGTGGATCCCTTCACCTTGCAGACAACGGAAAGGGCACTGCGCGAGCTGGCCGCAAACAGGGGGATCAAAGCCGGAGTGCTGATCAACGCAGCGCGGACGGCATTGACGGGCAGTGCGGTGACGCCGGGAATTTTCGATGTGATTGTCACGCTCGGCAAGGACCGCACCGTTGGTCGCTTGCGCCAGGCGGCGCTCAGATTCTGCGCTTGA
- a CDS encoding PspA/IM30 family protein produces the protein MWQRLKRLLRSIFGGIIERAEDPELILQQVIRDMRDKVPQMNENVAQVMATQKLLEKEVATLEREITEFDAKIRASIKQGRDDLATAFISAMQEKQTALERSRQQLEAARRASEQAIRFRDNYILQLKKRQQEAMQLISEHRRARIQEQLAQTMASFQVGDEAGTFEEMREKVARRVASAEAKMELAATGVETQIAEIEKEALSMQVQDTLLAYKRQMGLLPEAPAATPAGVSLPPEKTLGPAEEELASRSEPTKVAE, from the coding sequence ATGTGGCAGCGATTGAAGCGGCTCCTTCGCTCCATCTTCGGTGGGATCATCGAGCGGGCCGAAGACCCGGAGTTGATCCTTCAGCAAGTCATCCGTGACATGCGCGACAAGGTGCCGCAGATGAACGAAAATGTCGCCCAGGTCATGGCGACGCAAAAATTGCTGGAAAAAGAGGTCGCCACGCTCGAACGGGAAATCACTGAATTTGATGCCAAGATTCGAGCATCCATCAAGCAGGGCCGTGATGATCTGGCAACGGCATTCATCAGTGCCATGCAGGAGAAGCAGACGGCTCTGGAGCGGTCGCGTCAGCAACTGGAGGCCGCTCGCCGGGCGTCCGAACAGGCCATTCGCTTCCGCGACAATTACATTCTCCAGCTCAAGAAGCGCCAGCAAGAAGCGATGCAGCTCATCTCCGAGCATCGGCGGGCTCGCATTCAGGAACAGTTGGCGCAAACGATGGCCAGTTTCCAGGTGGGAGATGAAGCTGGAACCTTCGAGGAGATGAGAGAGAAGGTCGCGCGTCGGGTCGCATCGGCCGAAGCGAAGATGGAGCTGGCGGCCACCGGCGTCGAGACTCAGATCGCGGAGATCGAAAAGGAGGCCCTCTCGATGCAAGTTCAGGACACGTTGCTGGCCTACAAACGGCAGATGGGATTGCTGCCGGAGGCACCGGCAGCCACGCCAGCGGGGGTCTCCCTGCCGCCGGAGAAGACACTCGGTCCTGCGGAGGAAGAACTCGCCTCCCGGTCTGAACCGACGAAAGTCGCCGAGTAG
- a CDS encoding ATP-binding protein encodes MTRPKPFLSLEEIGRLPSWAAELVRKYYAGEASHFLLHNNIHDLVPSNGQFTGLLTFLQRKLLGNKNVVFYNRSEGITFSSPEVERQFLAQLRVADPLVTRESLRSLPREPGRALPLIERYLFYGDQVAVIINFLETIVPSGEISYMSGEDRNNLVTLQRWITSSRLLSSDNIVILITENLADVNTRIRENSRLATIAIPYPDEAERLAFIRYVRAANPGLKMEMTDEQLAQLTSGLNRVHLNALLRSALLDPQGLTLEAVRRKKKELIESECFGLIEFVTPKHGLESVGGLASAKEFLRTIAETIRQGRTEEAPMGILIAGPVGTGKTFLAECFAKDCGLNVVEFKNFRDKWVGSTEANLEKILNMLRTLAPIVVLIDEADAALGTRRSEGDSGVNARVFSRIASAMGDTSNRGRILWILMTCRPDLLPIDLKRQGRCEEHIALFYPQTEEERREIAEAMIRKNKIAHTITDWSPLTRHPMELSGADIESMLIRARRLARQAGRSVVTQEDLERVAQEFIPARDELELEYQTLVAILEATSREMIPPKYRHLTPAEISRRVEELKVLVD; translated from the coding sequence ATGACGCGCCCGAAACCCTTTCTCTCGCTCGAGGAGATCGGCCGGCTCCCGTCCTGGGCCGCCGAACTGGTGAGGAAGTACTACGCCGGAGAAGCCAGTCACTTTCTGTTGCACAACAACATTCATGATCTCGTCCCCTCCAACGGTCAGTTCACCGGATTGCTCACGTTTTTGCAACGGAAATTGCTGGGGAACAAAAACGTCGTCTTCTACAATCGGAGTGAGGGCATCACCTTCAGCTCGCCGGAGGTGGAACGACAGTTTCTCGCTCAGCTTCGCGTGGCCGATCCGCTCGTGACGCGGGAATCGCTGAGGAGCCTGCCGCGAGAGCCGGGCCGCGCACTGCCGCTCATCGAACGGTATCTGTTTTACGGTGATCAGGTCGCCGTCATTATCAATTTCCTGGAGACGATCGTCCCCTCGGGCGAGATCAGTTACATGAGTGGGGAGGATCGCAATAACCTGGTGACCCTGCAACGGTGGATCACCAGCTCGCGCCTGCTCAGTTCCGACAACATCGTCATCCTCATCACCGAGAACCTCGCCGATGTGAACACCCGGATTCGGGAGAACTCGCGGCTGGCGACGATTGCCATTCCCTATCCCGATGAGGCGGAACGGCTCGCCTTCATCCGCTACGTGCGGGCCGCCAATCCCGGATTGAAGATGGAGATGACCGATGAGCAACTGGCTCAGCTCACCTCGGGTCTCAATCGCGTTCATCTGAATGCCCTGCTGCGCAGCGCCCTGCTCGATCCTCAAGGGCTGACACTGGAGGCCGTCCGCCGGAAGAAGAAAGAATTGATCGAGAGCGAATGCTTCGGGCTCATCGAGTTCGTCACGCCCAAGCACGGGCTGGAGAGCGTGGGCGGATTGGCCAGCGCCAAGGAATTTCTCCGCACCATCGCCGAGACGATCCGTCAGGGTCGCACGGAAGAAGCGCCCATGGGCATTCTCATCGCCGGTCCGGTGGGCACCGGCAAGACGTTTCTGGCCGAGTGCTTCGCCAAAGATTGCGGATTGAATGTCGTCGAGTTCAAAAACTTCCGCGATAAGTGGGTGGGCTCGACCGAGGCCAATCTCGAGAAAATTCTCAACATGCTGCGAACGCTGGCTCCGATTGTCGTGCTCATTGATGAGGCTGATGCCGCTCTGGGCACGCGCCGAAGCGAGGGAGATAGCGGGGTGAATGCGCGGGTGTTCTCTCGCATCGCTTCGGCAATGGGGGACACCAGCAATCGCGGGCGCATCCTGTGGATTCTCATGACCTGCCGCCCGGACCTGCTGCCAATTGATCTCAAGCGTCAGGGCCGGTGCGAGGAACACATTGCGCTCTTTTATCCTCAGACGGAAGAGGAACGGCGGGAAATCGCCGAAGCCATGATCCGCAAGAATAAAATCGCTCATACGATCACCGATTGGTCGCCGCTCACCCGTCATCCGATGGAATTATCGGGAGCGGACATCGAATCCATGCTGATTCGAGCGCGCCGTCTGGCCCGACAAGCGGGCCGCTCTGTAGTGACCCAGGAGGACCTCGAGCGCGTCGCTCAGGAATTCATCCCGGCCCGCGATGAGCTGGAACTGGAATATCAAACGCTCGTCGCCATCCTCGAAGCCACCTCCCGCGAGATGATTCCCCCGAAGTATCGGCATCTCACACCGGCGGAGATCAGCCGTCGGGTCGAAGAGCTGAAGGTCCTCGTTGACTAG
- a CDS encoding carboxypeptidase-like regulatory domain-containing protein, which produces MGNRKTPLSKEPSRPSGAWRMTLLVILVPLVLLPVAVWSQTATTATVLGTVTDPQGAIIPGAEVELVNIATNERMKRTTNEAGQYVFPTVSPGVYRITVTMQGFRQGIVPSLKVDVAKSYTVDVTLEVGEMVETVEVTATVGAELQKTDSTVGNVISGRQLPYLPTVTRQANELLTLQPMATPTGEVAGSRLDQSTFSLDGIDVTNQSIGGLGTYAQLPVDGIEEFRVAVANPNATFGRGAGGQVSIISRRGSNEFHGAAYWYHQNDNLNANSWTNNRTRIREAEEKDHRFGFNLGGPILPWRNKLFFFLNYEGRRFPRSESVLRFVPTDTLRRGILRFRDASGNIVSYDLARSTLCGPTGDQPCDPRGIGLSPTISALWSKLPAGNDPSQGDGLNTIGFRGNVSTPLNNNYYNARFDYNLSSRWRLDVAFRYLGQIQSGSTLLSIIGGDVQSREQFPLRQNMLNIGLTGSITSNFTGEFRFGWVRNRTATDRLRPNASAALLNIPGTNTSAGHIALDLGALGGTQSLLSEPIDVGTQVARKQITDARNFQWNADMNWLRGRHTFQFGTHVRYLPFLHLRDDKVLGALGALVAQIDSDLGAVTIPGAVRPPTCSATITRNCLSSADVRQWNRLYASALGLIDNVSVMAVWDGNFKPLPFGELLAADTTSWS; this is translated from the coding sequence ATGGGAAACAGAAAAACGCCTCTCTCCAAGGAGCCATCCCGTCCTAGCGGTGCCTGGCGGATGACTCTTCTGGTGATTTTGGTTCCACTTGTGCTTTTGCCGGTGGCCGTGTGGTCACAGACAGCGACGACGGCTACCGTCCTGGGAACGGTGACTGACCCGCAAGGCGCGATCATTCCGGGAGCAGAAGTTGAGCTGGTCAATATCGCCACCAACGAACGGATGAAGCGAACGACCAATGAAGCCGGGCAATATGTTTTCCCGACGGTTTCGCCCGGTGTTTATAGGATCACCGTCACCATGCAAGGTTTTCGCCAGGGCATCGTCCCGTCGCTCAAGGTGGACGTGGCCAAGTCCTATACGGTGGATGTGACGCTGGAAGTGGGCGAGATGGTGGAAACCGTTGAAGTGACTGCTACGGTGGGAGCGGAGTTGCAGAAGACCGACTCCACTGTGGGGAACGTGATCTCGGGTCGGCAACTTCCCTACCTGCCCACGGTCACCCGTCAGGCAAACGAGCTGTTGACGCTGCAACCGATGGCAACGCCAACCGGCGAAGTGGCCGGGTCTCGTCTTGACCAGAGCACGTTCTCTCTGGACGGCATTGACGTTACCAATCAGTCCATCGGAGGCCTTGGAACCTACGCGCAGCTTCCCGTTGATGGCATCGAAGAATTTCGCGTGGCTGTCGCCAATCCCAATGCCACTTTCGGTCGAGGGGCAGGCGGTCAGGTTTCGATCATCAGCCGTCGGGGCAGCAACGAGTTCCACGGCGCCGCCTACTGGTACCACCAGAACGATAACCTCAACGCCAATAGCTGGACCAATAACCGCACCAGGATTCGAGAGGCTGAGGAAAAAGATCACCGCTTCGGGTTCAATCTGGGCGGTCCCATTTTACCCTGGCGGAACAAGCTGTTCTTCTTCCTCAACTACGAAGGCCGGCGTTTCCCGCGGAGCGAGTCGGTTTTGCGTTTCGTTCCTACTGATACATTGCGCCGGGGGATCCTTCGGTTCCGGGATGCGTCCGGCAACATCGTCTCCTACGATCTCGCCCGGTCCACTCTCTGCGGGCCAACGGGGGATCAACCCTGCGATCCTCGGGGAATCGGGTTGAGTCCGACGATCTCGGCCCTGTGGTCGAAGTTGCCCGCGGGCAACGATCCCAGTCAAGGAGACGGTCTGAACACCATTGGCTTTCGCGGCAATGTCAGCACCCCTCTGAACAACAACTACTACAATGCCCGATTTGATTATAATCTGAGCAGCCGGTGGCGACTGGATGTGGCCTTCCGGTATCTTGGTCAGATTCAGAGTGGCTCGACGCTCCTGTCCATCATCGGGGGAGACGTTCAGAGTCGGGAACAATTTCCCTTGCGACAGAACATGCTCAACATCGGGTTGACCGGAAGCATCACCTCGAACTTCACCGGTGAGTTCCGCTTCGGCTGGGTTCGGAATCGCACGGCGACCGATCGCCTCCGGCCGAACGCTTCAGCCGCGCTGCTGAACATTCCGGGAACGAACACGTCTGCCGGACATATCGCGCTGGACCTAGGAGCGCTCGGGGGAACACAAAGCCTGCTGTCGGAGCCCATTGACGTGGGCACGCAAGTGGCGCGCAAGCAGATCACCGATGCCCGGAACTTCCAGTGGAATGCCGATATGAACTGGCTCAGAGGACGGCACACCTTCCAGTTTGGCACACACGTTCGTTACCTTCCCTTCCTCCATCTTCGCGATGACAAGGTGTTGGGCGCGCTGGGTGCCCTCGTGGCGCAGATTGATTCGGACCTGGGGGCGGTGACGATTCCG
- a CDS encoding sigma-70 family RNA polymerase sigma factor has protein sequence MLRAGGELALTVGVSDRVQARTADGDLVERLQAGEREAFEELVREYQAGVYGLLYHLLGEGEDARDAAQETFLKVYRHIGRFRGECELRTWIYRIAVNQAVNYLRWWRRRRRDRTISLDAGEEDGNGCPLRESLADPHATPEQQVIEQEQRRRVQQALHRLKPAFRTALVLRDIEGCSYEEIAEMLGISLGTVKSRIARGREMLRQQVLEMQRHSSNSTPAPRDRGHDPARGPRMNDQLRFGKTPVAGGSDGDGTKNQVSNAQSAFGQTEPELVSHPKLFRS, from the coding sequence ATGCTTCGTGCTGGTGGAGAACTGGCGTTGACTGTCGGTGTGTCTGACCGGGTGCAGGCTCGGACCGCCGATGGGGATCTTGTTGAGCGCCTGCAAGCCGGTGAGCGCGAGGCGTTTGAAGAGCTGGTTCGTGAGTATCAGGCCGGCGTCTACGGGCTCCTCTATCACCTTCTGGGAGAAGGTGAAGATGCCCGTGATGCTGCCCAGGAGACCTTCCTCAAGGTCTACCGGCATATCGGGCGATTTCGTGGCGAATGCGAACTGAGGACATGGATTTATCGAATCGCCGTGAATCAAGCGGTCAATTACCTCCGCTGGTGGCGGCGGCGCCGCCGTGATCGCACCATCTCCCTTGATGCGGGCGAAGAAGACGGCAACGGGTGTCCCTTGCGCGAGTCCCTGGCTGATCCTCACGCCACACCAGAGCAACAGGTGATCGAGCAAGAACAACGACGCCGGGTGCAGCAGGCGTTGCACCGGCTGAAGCCCGCCTTTCGTACCGCTCTCGTCCTGCGGGACATCGAAGGTTGTTCTTACGAGGAGATCGCTGAGATGCTGGGCATCTCGCTGGGAACGGTCAAATCGAGAATTGCTCGAGGCCGCGAGATGCTCCGCCAGCAGGTCTTGGAGATGCAACGTCATTCGAGCAACTCCACGCCAGCCCCACGGGACCGTGGACATGACCCGGCCCGCGGACCTCGGATGAATGACCAACTCCGGTTCGGAAAAACGCCTGTCGCCGGTGGGTCTGACGGCGATGGAACAAAAAACCAGGTCAGCAACGCTCAATCTGCCTTCGGGCAGACCGAACCGGAGTTGGTGAGTCATCCGAAACTGTTCAGGAGTTGA
- a CDS encoding D-aminoacylase has product MRARSFIRHPLLSRTLILLIALARAGDSAPPGVFPQPPERSSSLVIIGGTIIAGDGRPAFRANLRIEGDRIARIGRFDPEPDEEILDARGLIVAPGFIDLHNHSDRGLDGDPTAISQISQGITTIVVGQDGSSAWPVGEFLARREKQPSAVNLITLVGHATVRQQVMGRDTGRPASEAEIAAMADLVEQAMREGAFGLSTGLEYDIGHPSTTEEVIALARRAARQGGIYVSHIRDEGDKAFEALDEALRIGREASIPVHISHIKLATVSVWGKAQRAVALIARARRRGQDVTADCYPYDAWASTITVLVPSRRHSDRAAVARGIADVGGAMNVLVTNCRAHPDYEGKTLLEIARNRKTTPVDIYMEIVRDGGASVVCRSMKESDIRIFYRQPWVMVASDGGIGMRHPRAAGAFPRVLGQYVRTRGWLRLEEAIRKMTSAPAARLGLKDRGLLAEGMKADLVIFDPQRVSDRSTFREPHLLSVGIEYVFVNGVRVWERGRATGHLPGAVIRKNISR; this is encoded by the coding sequence ATGAGAGCACGATCCTTCATACGTCACCCACTGTTGAGCAGAACCCTGATCCTCCTTATCGCACTGGCGCGGGCCGGCGATTCAGCTCCTCCGGGAGTTTTCCCGCAACCGCCGGAGCGTTCTTCCTCTCTTGTCATCATCGGCGGAACGATAATCGCCGGGGACGGTCGCCCAGCCTTTCGCGCCAATCTGCGCATCGAAGGAGATCGCATCGCGCGCATCGGGCGGTTTGATCCAGAACCGGACGAGGAGATCCTCGATGCCCGGGGCCTGATCGTCGCGCCGGGATTCATTGACCTGCACAATCACTCGGATCGAGGGCTCGACGGTGACCCGACGGCCATCAGTCAGATCTCTCAGGGAATCACCACAATCGTCGTGGGACAGGACGGCAGCTCAGCGTGGCCCGTCGGCGAGTTTCTCGCCAGGCGTGAGAAGCAGCCCTCAGCCGTCAATTTGATCACGCTCGTCGGCCATGCGACGGTGCGCCAGCAGGTGATGGGTCGAGACACGGGGCGCCCGGCCAGCGAAGCGGAGATCGCCGCCATGGCCGATCTCGTCGAGCAGGCGATGCGCGAGGGGGCGTTCGGCCTCTCCACCGGATTGGAATACGACATCGGCCACCCCAGCACGACCGAAGAGGTGATCGCGCTCGCCCGCCGGGCCGCCCGCCAGGGCGGAATCTACGTGAGCCATATCCGCGATGAAGGCGATAAGGCGTTTGAAGCGCTCGACGAGGCCCTTCGCATCGGGCGCGAGGCGAGTATTCCCGTCCACATCTCCCACATCAAGCTGGCGACGGTGAGCGTCTGGGGCAAAGCCCAAAGGGCCGTCGCGCTCATCGCGCGCGCCCGCCGCCGGGGACAAGACGTGACCGCCGATTGCTACCCTTATGACGCCTGGGCTTCGACCATCACGGTTCTCGTCCCCAGCCGCCGCCATTCGGATCGCGCGGCCGTCGCCAGGGGCATAGCCGATGTCGGCGGGGCGATGAACGTGCTGGTGACCAATTGCCGCGCCCATCCCGATTACGAGGGGAAAACGCTCCTGGAAATCGCCCGCAACCGCAAGACGACGCCGGTTGACATCTACATGGAGATCGTCCGGGACGGCGGAGCGAGCGTCGTGTGCCGCTCGATGAAAGAATCCGACATCCGCATTTTCTACCGCCAGCCCTGGGTGATGGTGGCCAGCGACGGAGGGATCGGGATGCGCCATCCGCGGGCTGCGGGCGCGTTCCCGCGCGTGCTCGGCCAGTATGTGCGCACGCGCGGCTGGCTCCGGCTCGAAGAAGCTATCCGCAAGATGACGTCGGCTCCGGCAGCCCGGCTGGGACTGAAGGATCGCGGCCTGCTGGCCGAGGGGATGAAGGCGGATCTCGTCATCTTCGATCCGCAGAGGGTGAGCGATCGCTCGACGTTTCGCGAGCCACATCTGCTCTCGGTCGGAATCGAATACGTGTTCGTCAACGGCGTGCGCGTCTGGGAGAGAGGCCGCGCAACCGGCCACCTTCCCGGCGCGGTGATCCGAAAGAACATCTCGAGGTGA
- a CDS encoding energy transducer TonB, whose protein sequence is MSQVQSQAVEHAPSALGVLEQFIREEGRERRRILWAFGLALLFHLVVFVLHLEGLFPDRPLPETEPPEQLIAVQLELPELEIAGGGGNRELSKPPEPTPQRLPLKSEPVPVALPVPFKAPPPPQQTQLPSLDTRTQITAPFSYGPVEAPPGTGGTGGGNGAGEGRGIGDYSGPSVGEGIAGRGGFGHPIITFKPRPEWTEEARRNRIQGTVELSATFGADGVVRNIRVLKGLGYGLDEKAIEAAKMIKFIPARGPDGRPASVRATIKVEFNLL, encoded by the coding sequence ATGTCTCAGGTGCAAAGTCAGGCCGTTGAACACGCCCCCAGCGCTTTGGGCGTGCTGGAACAGTTCATCAGAGAAGAGGGCCGCGAGCGGCGGCGGATCCTGTGGGCCTTTGGCCTGGCCTTGTTATTCCATCTGGTGGTTTTTGTTCTTCACCTTGAGGGCCTTTTTCCCGATCGCCCGCTGCCGGAGACGGAGCCTCCGGAGCAACTGATCGCGGTTCAACTGGAGTTGCCCGAACTGGAAATTGCCGGGGGCGGGGGGAATCGTGAACTGAGCAAACCGCCCGAGCCGACTCCGCAGCGGTTACCCCTGAAATCAGAGCCGGTGCCGGTGGCCCTTCCGGTTCCCTTCAAAGCCCCTCCGCCACCGCAGCAAACTCAGCTCCCCTCGCTTGACACGCGGACACAGATCACGGCTCCATTCAGCTACGGTCCGGTGGAAGCCCCACCGGGAACCGGTGGAACCGGCGGCGGTAACGGAGCGGGTGAAGGTCGTGGGATTGGTGATTACTCCGGCCCTTCCGTGGGCGAAGGGATTGCAGGACGCGGGGGATTTGGCCATCCGATCATTACATTCAAGCCCCGTCCGGAATGGACCGAGGAAGCCCGCCGTAATCGCATTCAAGGAACTGTTGAGCTCTCGGCGACATTTGGCGCCGACGGCGTGGTGAGAAATATCAGGGTTCTGAAAGGACTCGGCTACGGCCTCGACGAAAAGGCCATCGAAGCAGCCAAGATGATCAAGTTCATCCCGGCTCGTGGACCGGATGGGCGACCGGCCAGCGTGCGGGCAACGATCAAAGTGGAGTTCAATCTCCTTTAG